From the Bos taurus isolate L1 Dominette 01449 registration number 42190680 breed Hereford chromosome 20, ARS-UCD2.0, whole genome shotgun sequence genome, one window contains:
- the MARVELD2 gene encoding MARVEL domain-containing protein 2, with amino-acid sequence MSSSDRRSRNRDRHYDEVPRDSDYPDGTVRTFQTLRDSELAVSADPLPPPPLPLQPPFGPEFYSSDTEEPAIAPDLKPVRRFVPESWKNFFRGKKKDPGWDKPVSDIRYISDGVECSPPASPTRSNHRSPPNSCKDPHGESEGSWHSQKETEAVFPHDPYGSLGRHTHTARTYSEKVEEYHLRYSYMKSWAGLLRILGVAELLLGAGVFACVTAYIHKDSEWYNMFGYSQPYGIGGVGGLGSTYGGYYYSGPKTAFVLVVAGLAWVTTIIILVLGMSMYYRTILLDSNWWPLTEFGINVSLFILYMAAAIVYVNDTNRGGLCYYPLFNTPVNAGFCRVEGGQIAAMIFLFVTMIVYLIGALVCLKLWRHEAARRHREYIEQQEISEPSLPSKRKMCDMATSCERQRDQEVNFKELRATKMKPELLSGPIPPGHIPKPIVMPDYVAKYPMIQTSDERERYKAVFQDQFAEYKELSAEVQAVLRKFDELDAVMSRLPHRSENQQEHERISRIHQELKKKKNDPTFLEKKERCDYLKNKLSHIKQKIQEYDKVMNWDVQDYS; translated from the exons ATGTCATCCAGTGACAGAAGATCCAGGAATCGGGACAGACACTATGATGAGGTCCCAAGGGACTCGGACTATCCAGATGGCACCGTAAGAACCTTCCAGACTCTTCGAGACAGTGAGCTGGCTGTGAGCGCTGATCCATTGCCACCACCCCCTCTCCCATTACAGCCACCCTTCGGCCCAGAATTCTACTCAAGTGACACAGAGGAACCAGCCATAGCGCCGGATCTCAAGCCTGTAAGACGCTTTGTCCCTGAGTCCTGGAAGAACTTCttcagagggaagaaaaaggacCCGGGGTGGGATAAGCCAGTGTCAGACATCAGATACATCTCCGATGGAGTGGAGTGTTCACCTCCAGCCTCGCCCACAAGATCAAACCATCGTTCACCCCCAAACTCCTGCAAAGATCCTCACGGCGAGTCCGAAGGCAGCTGGCATTCCCAGAAAGAGACTGAGGCCGTGTTTCCTCACGATCCCTATGGATCCCTAGGCCGACACACGCACACAGCCCGAACCTACAGCGAGAAGGTGGAGGAGTACCACCTTAGGTACTCCTACATGAAGTCGTGGGCAGGCCTGCTGCGGATCCTGGGGGTGGCCGAGCTGCTGCTGGGGGCCGGCGTTTTCGCTTGTGTCACAGCGTACATTCACAAGGACAGCGAGTGGTATAACATGTTTGGGTATTCACAGCCCTACGGCATCGGAGGCGTGGGTGGCCTGGGCAGCACCTATGGGGGCTATTACTACAGTGGCCCCAAAACTGCTTTTGTCCTTGTGGTTGCTGGCTTGGCCTGGGTGACCACCATCATCATCCTGGTGCTTGGCATGTCCATGTATTATCGGACCATCCTCTTGGACTCAAATTGGTGGCCCCTCACTGAATTTGGAATCAATGTCTCCTTGTTCATTTTGTACATGGCCGCAGCCATAGTCTACGTGAATGATACCAACCGAGGGGGACTCTGCTACTATCCGTTATTTAACACGCCAGTGAACGCAGGATTCTGCCGGGTGGAAGGAGGGCAGATAGCAGCCATGATCTTCCTCTTTGTCACCATGATTGTTTATCTCATCGGTGCTTTGGTTTGCCTAAAGTTGTGGAGGCACGAGGCAGCTCGGAGACACAGGGAATACATTGAGCAGCAGGAG ATAAGTGAGCCATCATTGCCATCGAAAAGGAAAATG TGTGACATGGCCACCAgttgtgagagacagagagaccaaGAAGTTAATTTTAAAGAACTGAGAGCAACGAAAATGAAACCTGAACTTCTGAGTGGACCTATTCCCCCGGGCCACATCCCAAAACCCATTGTGATGCCAGACTACGTGGC gaaaTACCCTATGATTCAGACAAGTGATGAGCGAGAACGCTATAAAGCTGTGTTCCAGGACCAGTTTGCAGAGTACAAAGAGCTCTCCGCAGAAGTCCAGGCTGTCCTGAGGAAGTTTGATGAGCTGGATGCCGTGATGAGCAGATTGCCGCATCGTTCAGAAAACCAGCAG GAACATGAGAGAATTTCAAGAATCCACCAAGagcttaagaaaaagaaaaat gATCCtacatttctagaaaaaaaagaacGCTGTGATTATCTGAAGAATAAACTTTCTCACATAAAGCAAAAGATTCAAGAATATGATAAAGTAATGAATTGGGATGTACAGGATTATTCTTAA